Genomic window (Candidatus Thermoplasmatota archaeon):
GCCTCGTCGCGGCCGCAGCAGACGAGCCCCTCTTCGGTGGCGTAGACGGTCGCGCGGTGCGCCTTCGCGTGGTCGAGGGCAAGGAAGAGGCGGAGCCGGGGATCGTTCCAGTTCTGCAGGCCCACGAGGATCGCGCGTTTGGCGCGCCCCCGCAGAACGTAGGGGGCAGGCCCAAAGGGCGTCGGCAGGGCGGCCACGTAGGGCAGCTTCCCCTCGGAGAGCGCAAGGAGCGTGGCCGCGTAGCCCCGCGCGATGGGCGGCGTAAACCAGCTCGCGCGCCAGCCCAGCGAGGAGGGCTTCTCGCGCAGGGCGTGGATCTTGGCCACGGCGCGGCGCTCGCGCGCGAAGTGGTCCCGATGACCCACGCAGGAGGGCACGATCGCCGAGGGATCACGGGCGAGCTGCTCGGCGGCCTCGAGAACGTTCTTCTCCTGGACCTTGCTCGCCGAGCGCAACGCGGATTTTTGCCGTCGGCGCTTGGCCATGGCGCCGGACCCTACCGTCCGCGGTTGGGGCGGTGGGTCTTCTTCGACCACGCGTACTTGCGCAGCTTGGGCCCGTCGCCAAAGCCGCACGAGGCGCAGCGCCGCTGCTGGACGTGGAAGCTGTGGCGGCCGCAGCGACGGCACCGGCGATGCGTGTGGGTCTTGAATTTGCCCTTTGACGTGGTGCCTTTGGTCATGCGCTCACCGCAAACGGCGCGAGTATGCGGCACCCTTTTATAAAGGTTTGCCGCGAGGCGGGCGATCGGCCACGCTCACGGGGAGATTCCGTGGACCTAGCTCCACGTCTCTCCCCGTTCGCTCCGCTCACGGGGAGATGAAGATGATGTTGTCGCCGCGGAGGATGATGAGATCGTGCCGCTGCGTCGTCTCCTCCGGCGTGCCGGCGTGCTGCACTTCCTCGGCGTTCTTGAGAACGAGGTTCATGTGCGGATGGTCGTATCCGTCGAGCACGCCGCGGTACTCCTTCTGGCCGCGGACCTGCACGATGACGCGCGCGTTGAGCGTGGCGTTGAGGACATCGAGCGGTCGCTTGCGCGGGCCCTTCTCGGGCGGCATGCAGGCGCAAAGGCGCCGCGTGCTCTTAAGCCCGCCGACGCGCGCTTGCGGCAAGCGAGAGCGCGACAAGCGCGAGAAAGAGCGGCAGCGGCGTTTTCTGGGCCGGTGGCGGCTCGTCGAGCACGGGCGACTCCTCCTCGTCGGCCGACGGGGGCGGCTCCGGATCCTGCGACGGCGTCTCGGGCGAGCCGCGGACGACGACCTCGGCGCGGTTCCACAGGTCCAAGGCGTCCGATCGTCCGTCGCCGTTGGCCGCGTTGGCCGCCGCCACGATCGTGACCTCGCCGCCTTCGAGGGGCGCGATCCAGTCCACGCGCCAGGCGCGCTGATCGTTGCCCTCGGAGGTGTGCGAGGCAAGCGCGCCGCTTGCGCGCACGTCCAAGGCTCCCTCGGGCACGGCAAGCTCGCCGGCGGAGACTTCCAACGCGAAGCCGCCAAGGTTGGCGGCGACGGGCAGCCGCGGCAGCGGCGCTTCGACCGTGACGGTGATGGTGTAGCGCGCGCCGCCGACGAAGGACGTGGGAGCGTCGATCCGCACGGCCGCGAAGTCGGAGGGGGAAGGCGCATGGCAGGTGCAGCCCTCTCGCGCGAGCACGCCCGTGCCGTCGGATCGGCTCTCCACCCCGGCGACAAGCGCGAGCGTGGCCGCAAGCACGATTCCAATCCCGAGGGCCGCCTTGCCGCCTTGCCGCACGCCGCGGCCAACGCCGCTCGCCCGGATCAAGCCTTCGACGCGGCGCGAAGCCTCGAATGGCCCCGCCCTTTGGCGACGGCCTCGCCGTAGAGCGCAAGGAGCCGGTCCACGGCGCCCTCGACCGAGAAGCGCCGCGCCGTTTCGCGCGCGCTCTGCGAGACGGGCGCCCCAGCCGCGAGGGCTTTGGCGACGCCCTCGGCCAGCGCCTCGGAGTCGCCGGGCGCGTAGAGGAAACCGTTCCGCCCGTGCTCGACGTAGTCGCGCACGCCGCCGGCGTCGGCGCACACGGGCACAAGACCGTAGCGCATGGCTTCGAGCACGACCATGCCTTGGGTCTCGAGGCGGGACGGCATGAGGAAGGCCGACGCGTGGGCGTAGAGGCCGGCCACGTCGGCGTCGTCGAGGTACCCGGTGAACACGAACCGATCGGAAAGGCCCGCGTTGGCCACCTCTTTCTCGACCTCCTCGCGCGCCGGTCCCTTGCCCACGATCACGAAGCGGGCGTCCGGGACGTTCCGAAGGATGGCCGGCGCCGAGCGAATGACCGTCTCGAGGCTCTTCTCTTTGGCGATGCGGCCCACCGTGAGCAGGGTCGGCGTTTTCTCGTTGATCCCCAGCCGCGCCAGGATGGCCTTGCTGGGTGTCTCCGGGAACCGCGTGAGGTCGACCCCGTTGGGGACGACCTCCATCTGGCGGACGTTGCCGCCGCTTGTCTCCAGGATGTGGTCGGCCGTGGCGCGCGAGGGAGCGATCACGACGTCGCATCGCCGCAGGTACCAGTTGACGTGCTTGGTGATGAGCCTCCGCATGATCTCGCGCGGACGTCCGGGTCGCGCGATGTAGCCGGCGGCCTCGTCGACGCGCGTATGGTACGTGAAGACGAGCGGGAGGTTGTTCGTGCGCGCCGCCCACACCGCGCGCATGCCCATGAGCGCGACGCCGTGACTGTGCACGATGTCGACGCGCCGCTCGCGCACGAGCTTGCGGATCTTCATCCGCGCAAGGCTGATGTGGTATTCCGGATACGCGCGGAAGTCCCGCCCCTTCGAGAGGATGACGTTGGGATTCTTGTTGGCCTCGATCGCCTCCTCGTCGCCGGGCGCAAAGACGTACACCTCGTGGCCGCGGCGCGCAAGCTCCGCCCGGACCGGGAGCAGACTCGTGACGACCCCGTCGATCGTGGGAAGCCACGTGTCCGAGAACATCCCGATGCGCATCGGGGGCCGGTACGGCCACGGCCTTTAAAGGCTTGCCGGGAACCTCGGCGGGTTCCGAGAACCGCCGACCGTCGGCCTTAAGCGTGCGAGGGGGCTAGGGCTTCCGACATGCGCCTCGCCGGTACGCTCCTTGCGGCAAGCGTCGTACTCGCCGGATGCCTTGCGCCCTCGCAGACCCTCCCCCCGCCCGCGCCCGACGAAGGGCCGACGGAGCCCGAAGCCCTCGCGTTTCTGCCGGCCGTCTTCGTGGACGCCGTGCGCGTGGCAAGCGAGCCTTCCGTCAAGGTGGCGCGCGACGGGACGATCTACGTGGCGGGCCCGACGGGGACGATCAAGTACGCCACGCGTCCCCAGGACGCGATCCCCAACGCGCGCGAGGGAGGCATCCTGCAAGGCGGAATCTGGGTGAGCCGGGACGGCGGCTTGACCTTCGCCTACTCGGCCGGCCTTGGCCCTTCGCCCTACCAAAGCGCGCAGCCCGGCGGCGGCGACAGCGACATCGCCATCGACGGCAACGGCCGCGTGTACGTGACCGATCAGATGGGCCTTGCAGCCGAGCACGTGAAGTACAGCGACGACGGCGGCCGCACGTGGACGGCAAGCACGACGCCCGGCTCGGCCGACATCACGCCCGTGGACCGCCAGTGGCTTCGCTCGGATCCCGACGAGCCCGGCCACGTGTACCTCAACTTCAACAACATCGGCAACGGCATCGCCGTCACGCAAACGCGCGACGGCGGCGCAACTTGGTCGGGCCGCGTCGTC
Coding sequences:
- a CDS encoding 50S ribosomal protein L37e; its protein translation is MTKGTTSKGKFKTHTHRRCRRCGRHSFHVQQRRCASCGFGDGPKLRKYAWSKKTHRPNRGR
- a CDS encoding LSM domain-containing protein, yielding MPPEKGPRKRPLDVLNATLNARVIVQVRGQKEYRGVLDGYDHPHMNLVLKNAEEVQHAGTPEETTQRHDLIILRGDNIIFISP
- a CDS encoding choice-of-anchor V domain-containing protein, whose amino-acid sequence is MRQGGKAALGIGIVLAATLALVAGVESRSDGTGVLAREGCTCHAPSPSDFAAVRIDAPTSFVGGARYTITVTVEAPLPRLPVAANLGGFALEVSAGELAVPEGALDVRASGALASHTSEGNDQRAWRVDWIAPLEGGEVTIVAAANAANGDGRSDALDLWNRAEVVVRGSPETPSQDPEPPPSADEEESPVLDEPPPAQKTPLPLFLALVALSLAASARRRA
- a CDS encoding glycosyltransferase, encoding MRIGMFSDTWLPTIDGVVTSLLPVRAELARRGHEVYVFAPGDEEAIEANKNPNVILSKGRDFRAYPEYHISLARMKIRKLVRERRVDIVHSHGVALMGMRAVWAARTNNLPLVFTYHTRVDEAAGYIARPGRPREIMRRLITKHVNWYLRRCDVVIAPSRATADHILETSGGNVRQMEVVPNGVDLTRFPETPSKAILARLGINEKTPTLLTVGRIAKEKSLETVIRSAPAILRNVPDARFVIVGKGPAREEVEKEVANAGLSDRFVFTGYLDDADVAGLYAHASAFLMPSRLETQGMVVLEAMRYGLVPVCADAGGVRDYVEHGRNGFLYAPGDSEALAEGVAKALAAGAPVSQSARETARRFSVEGAVDRLLALYGEAVAKGRGHSRLRAASKA